The following are encoded in a window of Chthoniobacterales bacterium genomic DNA:
- the ruvA gene encoding Holliday junction branch migration protein RuvA, translating to MITFIEGRLAEALPTQVTVNVGGVGYLALIPFSTFDKLPAIGSAVHLLTQLIVREDAHLLYGFYSSAERDLFRLLIAHVSGVGPKIALAVLSGMSIADFQNAVVRSDIDSISRIKGIGKKTAERIVLELKDKVGVAATWEASSGANASLDQRANDAILALISLGYKQAEAQKAVQAASKQIGVDAASEDLLRLALKLLA from the coding sequence ATGATTACTTTTATCGAGGGACGCCTCGCCGAGGCTTTGCCAACGCAGGTGACGGTCAACGTCGGCGGCGTCGGTTATCTGGCGTTGATCCCGTTTTCGACCTTCGATAAACTCCCCGCCATTGGCAGCGCGGTCCATCTCCTCACGCAACTCATCGTTCGCGAGGACGCCCATCTTCTCTACGGCTTTTATTCCTCCGCCGAGCGCGATCTTTTCCGACTCCTCATCGCCCATGTTTCCGGGGTCGGGCCCAAGATCGCCCTGGCCGTGCTCAGCGGCATGAGCATCGCGGATTTTCAAAACGCCGTCGTCCGCTCCGACATCGACTCCATTTCCCGCATCAAAGGCATTGGGAAAAAAACTGCCGAGCGCATCGTGCTCGAACTCAAGGACAAGGTCGGAGTCGCCGCCACCTGGGAAGCATCCAGCGGGGCCAACGCCTCCCTCGACCAGCGCGCCAATGACGCCATTCTCGCCCTCATTTCTCTGGGTTATAAACAGGCCGAGGCCCAGAAGGCGGTTCAAGCTGCGAGCAAGCAAATCGGCGTCGACGCTGCGTCCGAGGATCTTCTGCGACTCGCCTTGAAATTGCTCGCCTGA
- a CDS encoding phosphopantetheine-binding protein, giving the protein MPDEISKNDIRAMLVKSLMLKMPPEDISDDTPLFSIDGLGLDSIDALELVVSMEKSFGVGVANSGIAQVALRDVNSLHEYINAERAKKAE; this is encoded by the coding sequence ATGCCTGACGAAATTTCCAAAAACGACATCCGCGCCATGCTCGTGAAGAGCCTTATGCTGAAAATGCCGCCCGAGGATATTAGCGACGACACGCCGCTTTTCAGCATCGACGGACTCGGACTGGACTCGATCGACGCGCTGGAACTCGTAGTCAGCATGGAGAAAAGTTTCGGCGTCGGCGTGGCCAACAGCGGCATCGCCCAAGTGGCCTTGCGCGATGTGAATTCGCTCCACGAATACATCAACGCCGAGCGCGCGAAGAAGGCTGAATAA
- a CDS encoding EamA family transporter, translating to MAPWFWYAVVAAVLYGAHQIFTRLASARIGDGLGGLVVETVAALTILLYLAYLYFTKHWQQKWSSEGFFYSSLTGLCVGAGTVAFFLLFQKGGPLSAVPVILAGGAAIMAIAGVVFFHEPASWQRLLGVALAIAGLFLLRK from the coding sequence TGGCGCGCATCAGATTTTTACCCGGCTGGCTTCGGCGCGAATCGGCGACGGGCTCGGCGGTTTGGTGGTGGAGACGGTGGCGGCGCTAACGATTTTGCTCTATCTCGCGTATCTCTATTTCACAAAACATTGGCAGCAGAAATGGAGCAGCGAGGGGTTTTTCTATTCGAGTCTCACGGGACTCTGCGTGGGTGCGGGCACGGTGGCGTTCTTTCTTCTTTTCCAAAAAGGTGGGCCGCTTTCCGCCGTGCCAGTGATTCTGGCGGGCGGGGCCGCGATCATGGCGATTGCCGGGGTGGTGTTCTTTCACGAACCCGCCTCCTGGCAACGTCTGCTCGGCGTGGCCCTGGCGATTGCGGGGCTATTTCTCCTGCGGAAATAA